The following are from one region of the Periophthalmus magnuspinnatus isolate fPerMag1 chromosome 5, fPerMag1.2.pri, whole genome shotgun sequence genome:
- the prmt7 gene encoding protein arginine N-methyltransferase 7 yields the protein METFTGRVKPTAAAEDMDEDMEEDMEEDFHQDIARSSFADMLHDCDRNNKYYQGIRAAVARVKARGEPVIVLDIGTGTGLLSMMAVTAGADFCYAVEMFKPMAQAARCIVEKNGFSNKIKIINKHSTDVTVGPEGDMQSRANVLLTELFDTELIGEGALPSYEHAHVHLMQTGCEAVPHRARVYAQLVQSEELWSWAHLHPVNVGSSRLLPYPALTRCAGSHAVCDIQLSQLPSHSFTALSPRLTMFSVDFSKPVSSKPQTYSCKFEALCSGQAQVVLSWWDITMDPSDSIVCSMAPSWTYEDPCAAPWRDHWMQSVYFLSEQSSVTKGEELCVSVSHDDYSLWYSLCRQSSHTCAEVPQPSCSCLAHLVWNRPRFGELNDQRRTQSYVQALCEVLQEDSVCLSVSDGSLLPLFAHLLGAKKVFSVESFRMNRQVIEQVLEANQLTGCVELLGGHPEHLSSEEIQGLQVSVLMGEPYFSSSLLPWHSLYFWYCRTALAAVLRPDAVVLPCAASLHMVAVEFKDLWKIRAPCGMCEGFDVSPMDQMIQRSLEFRESREAEPHSLWEYPCHAITHSMEVMTFDFTQCVPKQPLTSQGALPFIRSGHCHAVVMWMEYHLTEDITVSAGLTAPLGAQGQCQWSRHQKQAVFFFSSPRDTPAEGIAHLSYSYTFEPSLGDIQVDFNILPAQ from the coding sequence ATGGAGACGTTTACAGGCCGAGTGAAGCCTACGGCAGCCGCGGAGGACATGGACGAGGACATGGAGGAGGACATGGAGGAGGACTTCCATCAAGACATCGCCAGGTCCTCGTTCGCAGACATGCTGCACGACTGTGACAGGAATAACAAGTACTACCAAGGCATCCGGGCTGCTGTAGCCCGGGTGAAGGCGCGTGGAGAGCCGGTCATTGTGCTGGACATtgggactgggactggactgTTGTCTATGATGGCTGTGACCGCGGGAGCGGACTTCTGCTACGCTGTGGAGATGTTCAAACCTATGGCCCAGGCGGCGCGCTGCATCGTGGAGAAGAATGGATTTTCCAACAAAATCAAGATCATCAATAAACACTCCACAGATGTCACAGTGGGGCCAGAGGGAGACATGCAGAGCAGAGCCAATGTCCTCCTCACGGAGCTGTTTGACACAGAGTTGATCGGAGAGGGAGCTCTGCCCAGCTACGAGCACGCGCACGTGCACCTGATGCAGACGGGCTGTGAAGCCGTGCCCCACAGAGCCCGCGTGTACGCGCAGCTCGTGCAGTCTGAGGAGCTGTGGAGCTGGGCTCACCTTCACCCTGTGAATGTGGGCTCCTCCAGGCTGCTGCCCTACCCCGCCCTGACCCGCTGTGCTGGCTCTCATGCAGTGTGTGACATCCAGCTGAGTCAGTTGCCCTCCCACAGCTTCACTGCTCTGAGCCCGCGTCTCACCATGTTCTCGGTGGACTTCAGTAAACCCGTGAGCAGCAAACCCCAGACCTACAGCTGCAAGTTTGAGGCCCTGTGCAGTGGACAGGCTCAGGTGGTTCTGTCCTGGTGGGACATTACCATGGACCCTAGTGACAGCATCGTATGCAGCATGGCCCCCAGCTGGACCTATGAGGACCCTTGCGCTGCCCCCTGGAGGGACCACTGGATGCAGAGTGTGTACTTCCTGTCAGAGCAGAGCTCTGTGACCAAAGGAGAggagctgtgtgtgagtgtgagccaTGATGACTACAGTCTGTGGTACAGCCTCTGCAGACAGAGCAGTCACACCTGTGCAGAGGTGCCCCAGCCCAGCTGCTCCTGTCTGGCACACCTGGTGTGGAACCGGCCTCGCTTTGGAGAGCTCAATGACCAGAGGCGCACACAGAGCTATGTCCAGGCCCTGTGTGAGGTGCTTCAGGAGGACAGTGTTTGTCTGAGTGTGAGTGATGGCAGTCTGCTCCCTTTGTTTGCCCATCTACTCGGAGCTAAGAAGGTGTTCAGTGTGGAGAGCTTCAGGATGAACAGGCAGGTCATTGAGCAGGTGCTAGAGGCCAATCAGCTGACAGGATGTGTGGAGCTGTTGGGAGGGCATCCAGAGCACCTGAGCAGTGAAGAGATCCAAGGGCTGCAGGTGTCTGTGCTGATGGGAGAGCCATACTTCAGCAGCAGTCTCCTGCCCTGGCACTCTCTGTACTTCTGGTACTGCCGCACTGCCCTGGCAGCCGTCCTCCGGCCTGATGCAGTGGTCCTTCCCTGCGCCGCTTCTCTGCACATGGTGGCTGTGGAGTTTAAGGACTTATGGAAGATCAGGGCACCCTGTGGGATGTGTGAGGGCTTTGATGTAAGCCCCATGGACCAGATGATCCAGAGGTCTCTGGAGTTCCGTGAGTCCAGAGAGGCCGAGCCCCACTCTCTGTGGGAGTACCCATGTCATGCCATCACCCACAGCATGGAGGTCATGACCTTTGACTTCACACAGTGTGTCCCAAAACAGCCCCTCACCAGCCAGGGGGCACTGCCTTTTATCAGGAGTGGACATTGCCATGCAGTGGTCATGTGGATGGAGTACCATTTAACTGAAGACATAACTGTCAGCGCGGGTTTGACTGCCCCCCTGGGTGCTCAGGGGCAGTGCCAGTGGAGCCGACACCAGAAGCAGGCCGTGTTCTTCTTTAGCTCTCCCAGGGAcactccagcagagggcattgCTCATCTGTCCTACTCATACACCTTTGAGCCCAGTCTAGGAGACATCCAGGTGGACTTCAACATTCTACCTGCCCAATAG